DNA from Rubrobacter aplysinae:
GAGGTCGTAGGCTATGGCCTCTCCGGCCAGCTCGTAGCCGCTGGCCCGGTAGAAGGAGTGGGAGAAGGGCGCGAGCATGGAGATGTGCACCCCCCGCTCGCGCATACCGTAGAGCACCCTCTCCAGCAGACTCCTGGCGAGCCGCCTCCTGCGGTACGCCGGATGGGTCGCCACCCCCGACACGCCTCCCATCGGGACGGCGCGGCCGTCGAGATGGACCTGCATGGGCAACTCAGCCGCGGTTGCCCTCGGCGCGCCGTCCTCCTCGGCGACGTAGACCAGGTCCGGGTCGAGGCGGCGGTTGTGGCCGGGGTCGAGGTAACGCTCGCCCCCGGCGTCCGTGCCACCGAAGGCGAGCGAGATCACACGCCCCAGAGCGGCCTGGTCGTCCTTCTCGTAACCGCGTATCCTCATCCGGCCTCCCTCCGCCTCTTACAGTCGTTACAGCCGCCGCCGAAATTCTAGCCTCTGGCGGGGCTCACGGCCCGTATCCCGGTATCTACCTGGTATCTACCTATCTACCCGTCTACCGCTGCTCCAGGCTGCCGGCGAGCCATCCACACCACTCCGCGTACTCCCGCTCGTAGCCGAGGCCGCGCCGGAGGGTGGCGTAGGTCGCGAACTCGGGGGTCCCTGGGTCCCACAGCGCCTCGGCCCACTCCTCGTGCATCCAGGCCTGTAGCCGCTCGTACTCGGCGAGCCGTTCGCGGTGCCGACGCTCCTCGCCGCGGAACAGCTCCGCGGCCTTCACAGAGTCCGCCGCCCACGCCGAGTACGCCTTCAGGGTCAGCTCGTCCCGGGTGGGACCGGGCTCCACCGGGGTCACGGCCCACCCCGCGAGCGCGGCTTGACCGGCGTCCGTGATCGAGTAAATCTTCTTGTCCGGCTTGCCCTCCTGCGCAACCGGCTCGTAAGTCACCAGCCCCGCACCTTCGAGCTTTGCGAGTTCCGGGTAGATCTGACTGTGCCCCGCCCCCCAGAAAAACCCGATCCTCTCCCGCACCCGACCCGTCAACTCATAACCCGTCAACGCCTCCCGCGCCAACAGCCCCAGGAGCGCATACCCGAGCGTCGAGACCTTCGATCCTCTCAAGATCTCCCCTCTAAAAACTTTCCCGAATTTTTATATGACACTATTGACATATTAGCACGGTCCAGGTACGGTTCTATATGTCGTTATTTACATATTTGTTGTGAGGGGCAGACTTGAAAGGAGGACGAGCGTGTGTGGGTCCAGGCTGTCGCAGAGCCGGAGGGATAAGGGGTTTCGGAGTGGCTCCAGTGGGTCGAGCGGGGCGAGCGGCTCGCCGCATCCTGCCGAGGATAAGATGAGCCCCGGGGCGCGGATAGCGTCCGCTCTCTCCGTGTTGGTCCCGGTCGTCCTCTCGGGAGTGTTTCTCGTCGTCTTCGTGCCGCAGCTGTGGTGGATCTTCACCACGTACTTCTGGGTAGCCTTCCCGGCGCTCGGGACGCTGCGGCAGGGTCTGGCAAGCGCGGTTAAAGAGAGGCCGCGCCGGGTTCCGGAGAGAGACGTGGAGCGGGAACTGCTCACCGCCCTGCGGCGGCACGGAGAGCTGACGAGCGGCCTCGCGGCGGCGGAGACCTCGCTCTCGGTCGCGGAGGCCGACGAGAGGCTCGGCGGGCTCGCCAGCGACGGACACCTGGAGGTCAGGGCCCGCGGAGGAGCTATCTTCTACGCGCTCTGGGAGCCGGAGACGCGCCGGATACAGCCTCTGGCGGGCGGGGAGGTCGGACCGTGAGCCCGCACTCGCGGCTAACGGCGGGCATCCTGCTTGTAGTCCTGCCAACGGTGGTATTCGGGGGAGCGAGCATCCTGACGATGCTCGTCGGAGACCGGAGTACACGAACAATCCCCTGCGCCAGGACCTGTGGCACGCGGGACACGCCCACGCCGGGGTGCTGCTGGTGCTCTCGCTCGTTACGCTGCGCTACGCGGACGAGGCGGAGCTGCCCGGGTGGCTGAGAAACGTGGCGCGGCACGCCATCCCGGCGGCCGCGATCCTGCTGCCCGCCGCCTTCTTTCTCTCTGTGCTCTCGCCAGAGGCCACCGAGCCGAACGCCCTGATAAACCTCGCCTACGCCGGCGCGGCCTCACTCACCGTGGGGCTGCTCGTGCTCGGTGTGGGCCTGATCCGAAACTACCGGGGTGGTGACGAATGCCAAGAGTAATGAACGGCAGGTTTAGCGCGGAGGTAGAGGACTCGTTCGTGGTGTTCGTTATCGGGAGGCGGGTTCCGATTTACGAAGGCCCTGGCCCCATTGAACGCGGAAAACAGGAGAGGAGCGTGTACGCATCATGGCCCGAGTAATGCCGGGACGCTTCACCGCCAGGACCGACGAGCCGTTCGTGGTCTTCATTATAGGTCTGCGGATAAACCGGTTCCGCGACTTCCGCAAGTGGGTGCCCACGGCCAGCGCCATGGGTCCGATGCTGCGAGAGCTCTACCGGCATCCCGAGAAGGGCTTCCTCCATGCACAGACCTACCTTGGCTGGCGCGAGGTAATGTTGGTCCAGTACTGGCGCTCTTTTGAGGATCTGGAACACTTCGCCCGTAGCCCCGAAGACCCGCACATGCCCGCGTGGCAGCGCTTCAACAGGGAAGCCCGGCAGAGCGGGAGCGTGGGCATCTGGCACGAGACCTACCTAATCGAGCCGGGACATTACGAGGCCATCTACGCAAACATGCCGGAGTTCGGGCTGGCAAAGGCTACGGAGCATGTTCCGGCGGTCGGAGGCCGGGAGACCGCCCGCCGCCGTCTGCTAAGAGAGCGGCAGACGTAGAGCCTTCCGCATCGTGCTCACGCCAGAGGGCGAGGCGAGCGTGGAGCTAGTAGGAACGTAGCGAGCCGAGAGCGGGTGATACTAGCTCCGGGTCTCGGATGGGTCGGTTTCGTGACGGTGTACTTGCCGACCGAGGTTTTGCTCCCGTCATCTAGTCTTACCACGTAGCCGAATTGAACGGTTGGTGCCTGAACACCGTCCACTAGCGTACTGCCGATGCTCCCTTTGGGTCCAAACTTAGTGCGGACTGATGGCAGAGCTTCGCTCCCGTCAGAAACGCCGGTTACTGCACCTGTCTCGAATCTGCAGTGGAGAGCGTAATCCAGACGGTCGCTCAATGCGTAGCGATGTAGGATAACCCTGGGAGTTTAGAGGATCGTTAGAATCAATGGAGTTACCAGACCTTGAGAAACTGGAGAAACCACTAGCTTTGGAGACTTGCGAACCTATGAAGCCTACGAACCTTACGAGCTTTGTGAGCCTCACCTCCACACTCCCCTCTAGCTACCGCCGGGCGGCTTTGATTATCCTCTTAGTATGTTCTCTAGGGCTCCTTGCGGGTTGTGGCGAACAGGCCGCGAGCCCGGAAGACAACGCAGTCGAAGAGGACAACGCAGCCGGTGAGACCCAGCAAACCCAGCAACCTTCCGAAGACCCCGACCAGCCACAAGAGCAGACCCAAGGCTCCGAACCCTCTAACAGCTCCAACGAAGGTAATGATGGTAATGGAAGCTCGGACGCGAACTCCGACCAACAAGAGAGCCAACAGGCGCCGGAGCAATCTCAACAGGACCAGCAGCTCGCAACTATCGGCGACGAGGTGAGCGTCGGCGAGGTGAGCTACACCGTTACGGACGCCGAGCGTGTCAGCCGCCTGGAGGACCCTTACGGCCTTGACGAGCCGCTCACAGGCAACTTCATGGTGCTCTCCTTTACCTTTACCAACAACTCTAGCGAACCCGTAACGGTCTCCGACTTGGGGCTGTACCTCTACGACGGTGAAGGCAACCGCTACGAGACCGACTCAGACGCCGCCTTTTACCTGCCCGACGAGACGGCGCTGTACATGGTCGATCGGGTGAACCCGGGCCTTAGCCGGGACGTACAGACCATCTACGAGATACCGCCCGGAGCCGGTGACTTCGAGCTAGAGGTGAGTTCGGGGTTCCTAGGTAACGATACCGCCCGCATAGATTTGGAGTCCCAGGAATCCCAACAAGCTTCGGACTCCTCCGGGGAGGATAGCGCCCCGCTCACCGGCTCCCCAACGGAGATAGAAGAGGATGTTCGGTTAGCGGTCGAGGGCTACTACGAGGCCGTGAACGCCGGTGACTGGAGCTACACCTACGCCCACCGCGACTCTCGCACCCAGTCCGCCTTTACCGAAGAGGAGTGGGCCAGGAGAAATGGGTGGTTCGAGGACACGAACTCCACCACTACCGAACTCGTGAGTGTGGACCTCGACGAGAGCACGCTTTCTTCGGAGCAGCCCATAGCAAACGTAGAACGAGAGCTAACGATAGACGCCACCGGCTACAGCGAGATCCGCGAGACGACCTTCGTCTACGAGGACGGCATGTGGGTCGTGCAGTACCCCGAAGGCGGGATGCCGCTGTACATGCCGGATGCGACCTTCGAGGAGTTCGTCCGAGCCAACAGTAGCTAAATAGCTAAAGGCGGCTGTTTAAGGCGACCAAGAGCAGTCAGAAAAGCAGCTAGCGGCGACCAGAACTCTCTGCCTACTGAAAACTACCCTAGTTACTTCTATAGAAACGTTTAGGTCCATCTTCCAAAGCTCTCACCGTCTCCTTGACCTGGCGCTCGTAGCCTTCATTGAGAACCTTGCAGAGGATCCTGTCTGCCCACGCCTACATCTAACAGTCCTCGCGCTTCCGCTCCGAGGCGACACGTTTTCGTTACCGGATACGGTGAGACCATCCGGCAGTACCTCGAAGGTTAGAGGTTTTCTGGGCCCGCGGAGGCAGCCTGAGAGCGGCTACCTCTACCATCCTCTGGGGGGCTCTATCTTTTTTACGCCCTTGCTCTTGGGGATGGTCGTGTAGCGCGGGTTATCGCCTTTTTGGGTCTGGACGTGGTAGCTCTCTCCGTCGGTGGAGATTACCTTGCCCTGGTCCTTGCCCAGCACCCCGGGCCAGCTGATCCAGTCCCCGATCCTGATCTCCTCGATCATTGCAGTCTATCCTCCGTGTTCGCTCCCTCTACCCACCCCACATTATAGGACGTGTGCGGGGCCGATACGAGGCCGGCGCTATCCCTGGCTCCCCTGATTCTTCAGGGCGTCCACCACCTCCTGCGGGCTCCCGTACTCGCCCTCCGGAAGGCGCTGCTGCAGCTGGCTTATCACCATCCCTGGCGCGCCGTTCTCCTGCAGCTTGTTCAGGGCGTCCTCTTTGCCTATGGGGAACTCTATGCCCTCGATGTACTTCTCCAGCCCGCCCGGCAGGTATTTGCGAATGAAATCCACGTTGCGGCTCCTATCTCTGGCTTTACAGATGGCACTATCTGCACCTTACCCCTACTCTAACAGCCCGCGTCCGATACTAGCGGCGGGCCGTGGGGACTATACGCTTCATGGCGTTGCGGAAGTCGTACTCGGTGACGGTAAGGCCGTCCACGTCGGCCGCGGAGACCGGACGCGAGACGTCCTTGAGATCCACCGAGCGCCGCAGGCAGGCCATCGCGGCCTCCCGGCACAGCGCCTCTATGTCCGCCCCGGAGTAGCCGCCGATGGAACGGGCCACATCTTCAAGGTTCATGCCGGGGGCGAGCGGCATGCGGCGGGAGTGGATGCGCAGGATGTTCGTCCGGCCGGCCTCGTCCGGCAGCCCGACGCGCACCTCGTGGTCGAAGCGTCCCGGACGCCGGAGCGCCGGGTCCACGGACGACGGCCGGTTGGTCGTCGCCACGACGCAGACCCGGCCCAGTTCCGAGAGGCCGTCCATCAGGGAGAGTAGCTGGGAGACGAGGGTGGCCTCGAAGCTCTCGCTGGCAGAGTCGCGGGCCGAGGCGAAGGAGTCGAGCTCATCGAAGAGGATGATCGCCGGGGAGCGGTTCTTGGCCTCGGCGAAGATGTTTCGCAGGCGGGCCTCGCTCTGGCCCCAGTACTTGTTCAGGATCTCCGGCCCCGAAACGGCTATGAAGTGCGCCCCGGTCTCGCGGGCCACGGCGCGGGCCAGGAGCGTCTTGCCGGTGCCCGGCGGTCCGTGCAGCAGGACGCCCCGGTGGGGCTTTATGCCGAGCCTCTCGAAAAGCGCCGGGTTCGTGACCGGGAGCTCCACGGCCTCCCGGATCAGGGTTATCGCCTCGTCCATGCCGCCGACGTCCTCGTAGCGGGTGTCGGGCACGTTTCGGGTCCCGGCGCCCCCTCCCGGGGCCGCGGCGGGCGCTCCCCGCAGGTTCCGGGCGAAACGCTCCACCAAGCTCTCGCCGCCCGCGCCGTCCCTCCGGGGCTCGGGGGCACTGTTCTCCCTGGTGCCCCTGGTATCCTTGGTATCTTTGGCGACCGACCAGCCGGAGACGTCCCCCCCGCCCCGGTAGCGCCAGCCCTCGTCGCGGTTCGGATCTATGGTCTCCGGCAGCCGAGCGATGGTCTCGGCCACGGCGTCGAGGTCGAGTATCGGGCAGTGGGCGCAGGGCCCGAGGTCGGTGAGGACGCGGTCGGTTATCCTCTCGCGGTCAACCCGGAAGACGCCGTCCGCTCCCATCTCTCCAAAGGTGTACCAGGAGTTCTTCGTGGCGTGCTCGTTGTCGTAGACGTGGATCTGCTTGCAGCCGAACATCTGACGCCCGGCCAGACCGGGCGGAGTACACCACTCCTCCTCGGGCAGGCCGGCGCGCTGCTTTCTGAAGAAGCACCGCAGCCCCTCGCGCAGCTCTTCGACCGGCACCTCCTCGCCGTCCACGGCGTACCCGGCAGCCTCGCCCCGCAGCAGCTCCATGAGCTGGTCCAGCTCGCCCCAGCCTTCGGGAAGACCGATCTCGACCGCAGCCTCCGGCAGGCCGGAGCCGTTCGGAGAGTTCGGAGACTCCGAAACGTCCGGCGCGTAGGAGCGGTAGCTGGGATCTGCGGCCGCCAGAGAGGCGGCCCGCCTAGTGGGGCCTTCGGTCCGGATCGGGAACGTGACCTCGACCTTCACGGCCCACCCGCCGGGATCGTCAGGCCGGTTGGGCACTTTAGACTCTTTAGAGCCTTTAGAATCGTCGCGTCGGGCATCCTCACCATAGCGCCTGATTCTAAACCACGGCTCGCGCCACCGTCGTCCGTGGCCAACAGCCTTTACGGGACTCTAGGAAACTTCCTTTTCTCCGCCGAGATCCCGGCTAAGATCCCGGCTAAAGAAAGCGTAACGCTCGCCGCTGCGGCTCGTGATCTCACCCTTCCTCTCCCAGCCCATGCTCTCGAAGAACGGGGCGGCCCCACGCTCGTCGGGTAGCGTGACCAGCTCTAGCCTGTCGAGCCCGGCCTTGCGCGCCAGCTCCTCGTAGGTCTCGAAGAGCCGGCCCCCGACGCCCCGTCCCCGCAGCCCGTGATCCACCGCCACGTAGGCCAGAAACCCGACTCGCTCCCCGTCTCGCACGGCGGCGTCCTGCTTCCCGCC
Protein-coding regions in this window:
- a CDS encoding PadR family transcriptional regulator, coding for MRGSKVSTLGYALLGLLAREALTGYELTGRVRERIGFFWGAGHSQIYPELAKLEGAGLVTYEPVAQEGKPDKKIYSITDAGQAALAGWAVTPVEPGPTRDELTLKAYSAWAADSVKAAELFRGEERRHRERLAEYERLQAWMHEEWAEALWDPGTPEFATYATLRRGLGYEREYAEWCGWLAGSLEQR
- a CDS encoding DUF4188 domain-containing protein, encoding MARVMPGRFTARTDEPFVVFIIGLRINRFRDFRKWVPTASAMGPMLRELYRHPEKGFLHAQTYLGWREVMLVQYWRSFEDLEHFARSPEDPHMPAWQRFNREARQSGSVGIWHETYLIEPGHYEAIYANMPEFGLAKATEHVPAVGGRETARRRLLRERQT
- a CDS encoding DUF4352 domain-containing protein, which codes for MKPTNLTSFVSLTSTLPSSYRRAALIILLVCSLGLLAGCGEQAASPEDNAVEEDNAAGETQQTQQPSEDPDQPQEQTQGSEPSNSSNEGNDGNGSSDANSDQQESQQAPEQSQQDQQLATIGDEVSVGEVSYTVTDAERVSRLEDPYGLDEPLTGNFMVLSFTFTNNSSEPVTVSDLGLYLYDGEGNRYETDSDAAFYLPDETALYMVDRVNPGLSRDVQTIYEIPPGAGDFELEVSSGFLGNDTARIDLESQESQQASDSSGEDSAPLTGSPTEIEEDVRLAVEGYYEAVNAGDWSYTYAHRDSRTQSAFTEEEWARRNGWFEDTNSTTTELVSVDLDESTLSSEQPIANVERELTIDATGYSEIRETTFVYEDGMWVVQYPEGGMPLYMPDATFEEFVRANSS
- a CDS encoding DUF2795 domain-containing protein, which codes for MDFIRKYLPGGLEKYIEGIEFPIGKEDALNKLQENGAPGMVISQLQQRLPEGEYGSPQEVVDALKNQGSQG
- a CDS encoding ATP-binding protein, with translation MPNRPDDPGGWAVKVEVTFPIRTEGPTRRAASLAAADPSYRSYAPDVSESPNSPNGSGLPEAAVEIGLPEGWGELDQLMELLRGEAAGYAVDGEEVPVEELREGLRCFFRKQRAGLPEEEWCTPPGLAGRQMFGCKQIHVYDNEHATKNSWYTFGEMGADGVFRVDRERITDRVLTDLGPCAHCPILDLDAVAETIARLPETIDPNRDEGWRYRGGGDVSGWSVAKDTKDTRGTRENSAPEPRRDGAGGESLVERFARNLRGAPAAAPGGGAGTRNVPDTRYEDVGGMDEAITLIREAVELPVTNPALFERLGIKPHRGVLLHGPPGTGKTLLARAVARETGAHFIAVSGPEILNKYWGQSEARLRNIFAEAKNRSPAIILFDELDSFASARDSASESFEATLVSQLLSLMDGLSELGRVCVVATTNRPSSVDPALRRPGRFDHEVRVGLPDEAGRTNILRIHSRRMPLAPGMNLEDVARSIGGYSGADIEALCREAAMACLRRSVDLKDVSRPVSAADVDGLTVTEYDFRNAMKRIVPTARR
- a CDS encoding GNAT family N-acetyltransferase; this encodes MGGVLIGTFDTGAHYSYLVRRHGPGLALSTLRRSVGRPGLALELLRTRLLRYLRGILRSLGYAAGGKQDAAVRDGERVGFLAYVAVDHGLRGRGVGGRLFETYEELARKAGLDRLELVTLPDERGAAPFFESMGWERKGEITSRSGERYAFFSRDLSRDLGGEKEVS